A stretch of the Candidatus Afararchaeum irisae genome encodes the following:
- a CDS encoding flagella cluster protein, with protein sequence MCSPIDLDSERRKLKLVKDAGTKRSFRNMKGLDCPACGREFEVVMESEETCNSFSPDKPFSFCVVRGDERIQLYRH encoded by the coding sequence ATGTGCTCGCCTATCGACCTCGACTCCGAGAGACGTAAGCTTAAGCTCGTGAAGGACGCCGGCACGAAGAGGTCTTTCAGGAACATGAAGGGACTCGACTGTCCGGCGTGTGGACGTGAGTTCGAGGTCGTGATGGAGTCGGAGGAGACGTGTAACTCGTTCAGCCCCGACAAGCCTTTCAGCTTCTGTGTCGTAAGAGGCGACGAGAGAATACAGCTTTACAGGCACTGA